actcccctagcacaggcaggacccaggttcgatcctcagcaccacataaaaatgaaggcattgtgttgtgtccatctacaccttaaaaaaatgggtattttaaaaaaaactgtcataAGACAAAGCTGTTAAACAATAACTCACCAGGATGATATAATAATTATGAACATATAAGCACCGAACATTACAGCAtccaaatatatgaagcaaacaCTGGTAGaactgaaggggaaaaaatagcaaCAAAGGATAATACCCcacttttaaaaatggacaaaccATCCAAGCATGAgatcaaaaagaaaattgaggaaTTGAATAACACTGTAGAACAAATGTCACTAACAGACATATGTGAACATTGCATCCAACAACacaatacacattcttctcagtgCACAGGGAAATGAATATTCCCCAGGATAAATCACAAGTTATATCACAAAACAAATCTTAACATTCTTAAATTTAAGAAGACAAATCATACCAAGTATCTTTTCCAACTGCACAGGAATAAAACTGCAAATCAGTAGCAGAAGGAAATCTGGGAAATTAACAAGTATGTGGAAACTAAACTGCCTCtactactggggactgaatccagggggcGCTCTACCGCGgaactacatcttcagcccttgtttttattttttattctctagaGGTAAGGGCTTGCTAAATGCCCAAGCTGGCCTCGatctttcgatcctcctgcctcagcttccggagAAGCTTGGATTACGGGCTTGCTCCACCTCGCCTGGCTACAGTATACTCTTGAACAACCAaaaggtcaaagaagaaataggcaaatttaaaagtataaaaacccaatatacaaaatattatgaGATGCAATAAAAACAGCACTATGAGTAAGTTTTATAGTGGTgaatgcctacattaaaaaaaataaagagctcaaGGTACTATGTGAAATCACGATAGGCGCTTAAAAACTGGTAGGTAAAAGGGCGCACTCACAGACAGCTGGTCTACCTCTGCATGGGGCTAGGTGAGACCTGAACTGGGTCAGTCTCGCACGATAACTGACCATTCAACCAGACATCACCAAGTATTACCAGTCGAGCACATCGTGGGCTCCCCAAAGGATGGAAGCGACCTTAATCTCCTAAGCTGTAGGATAGACCACGCTTTGGAAGTGCCCCTGACCTGGGCGATCGGGCAATTGAACGCTCCCTACAACCTCCACGATCACAGAAGACGACGAAATTCAGTCCCAGCTGCCACCCGCCCGGGACCTTAGAACCTCCGTTCTCTCACCCGCGCCACAGTCGGGAGCACGGTGAACACCGCCATTTTTCCCTACCCGCACCGGAAGCCTGCAATGCGGCACTTCCGGAAACTCCGAGCCGTCAGAACAGCCGACTTCGGCCGCCTGGAAGGACCTAAGCCGGAAGGTGCGTCCCTGCGTATGGCGGAAGTAGCGGTGCGTGTGACGCCGGCGGCGGGGGGGCGGGACCTGGGGCGGAGAGCGGTTCGCGCGCTTCGGGCCTAGTCCGGactcgccgccgccgccgccataTTCCCGGTAACGGGGGCGCGCGGCCGGGGGCCGGCTGGGCCGGAAGAAGCGTTGGGGTCGGCGCTGAGGCGGGGAGGGGGTCGGTTGAATCTGGGGCGGCCGGAGTCGGCGGGCCGAGGGAGGCGCGGGCCTTTGAGGAGGGGGCTGTGGGCGCCGGGCCGGGGCTGTGGGGAGGGAGTGGGGCGGGAGTCGGGCAGGCCTAGCTGGGGCGAGGACTGGGCCTGGGAGGGGGATGGAGGCGGCTGGAGCTCCCGGACCCGCTAGGGCTCTGGCCGGGGCCGCCCTGGGGCCTAGGCAGGTGCGGCGGGCTGGGGCTGCGGGCTTCGCCGCGGCCGTTCTTCTCAGCCCGTCCTCAGGGCCCCCGAGAGCCGAGGCCTGGACTTTCCCGTCGCGCCACAGGCAGCCGCGGCGCCGTCTCGGCGCAACTCGGGTCGGGCCCGCGGGTGATGGGCAGCGAGCCCCGCGAGCCCGGGCGGCCTGGGAGTGCGGGGGGCGGCGCGAGCCCGGGGGCGGGGCGGAGCGGGTGGGGCCGAGCTTGGGCTGCCGGGATGCTGCGTCTCTGGAGACGGGAGGTTGGCAACCATTGCCCTCCTCCCAGCCTGAGACCCTCATGCCTTCTAATTTTTGTCCTTCTCTGAATACTGCAGTGGCATCTTTCTTACTTTGCCTATTCTTCGGGCTCGAGGTCTTCTTTACGGAACCATGtcagaaggagtggacttgattGATATATACGCTGATGAGGAGTTCAATCAGGTGAGGGGTCTTCAGGAGCTTTGGGATTTTCCTCCATCAGCTGAGGAATCACTTCCAGCAAACTTGCAGCGTTTTTAAGCTGTGCCCGTCCTGGGCTTGAACAGGCGTCTATTGGTTCTAAAAATTTTCCCCTGGCATCCCAAATTTCCCCCTAGCGGAGATTTTAGAGACTACTGACCATTCCGCTTTATGTTAATCTGCACCCGGAGGCTTCATTTTAAAGGGTTTGAtttaagagcaaataaaaatcaaGTGTAATACGTCTGTGAATCAACTCGTGGAATTTGCTCCCCCAGAAAGCCAAAGTTGGCTGTTGGTGTCCTCAAGGCTAACCACACAGCAGCTCGTTTGTTGACTGTATTCATGAGGATAATGTTGATACCTGATCCTTTGCTATTCTTTTCAGACTGCATTCCTCCCCCATAAAGGTGCAAAAGACACAGTGTAAAACATAATTTGTTAGTTTCAGCTCCATTCCAGTTGTTTCAAGCGTCATATATAATTAGTTTGACTCTGATCTTTGACTCTGACCTTAAGTTTGTAGGCATTTTGGTGTGATAAGTTTTATTGATGAACCATTCTATTTATGGAGAAGTGGTAAAGATGTAGGACAAATTAGGTAAAAAGCTATTGTAGACCCACCCATGTACCTATCTATGCAGTTCAGTTTGGTATGtttgtatttatctatttattgtggtgctggggatagaacccagaggcaccctacctctgaactctgtatccccagccctttttattttattttgtgatggaGTGTCACTGTTGCCTAGACTGACCTataacttgcagtcctcctgcctcaaccttgcaagtacctgggattataggcaagcccCACCACAATCAGACTTCTTCTTTTTAACAAATATCAGGAGCTTGTCACTCACATATAGTCCACAGTCAGTAATGAAGGTGATTGTAATGGAGGCAACATGTCTTTGCTCTGTATAGTCAAGGGCCCAAGTTGATAGAGATGTTGCCATCTTTATCCCATGGTTCCCAAAACCTAGGCATTGACATCTGGTGGCAAATAGGGGGAAAGAGTAAAGAATAGAGATTTAGATGGACCAGATCCAAACACAATAATCTGTCTCCTCTATGTCTCACTCACCAGGACATTTCATAGCCACTCTGAATAGAATGGAAGTCTAGAGTATAGTCTAGCTGTGTGCTCAGTAATGAAGGAAAACAGATTGGTGAACAACTGGTCAGATTCTGCTTCAACAGTTAATAGTGAAAATATCAGATAttgttgattattattattatatggcAGGCActaaaagttctttagcaatatcaCTTGTCATTCAGACAGGACACAGGCCTTGTCCAGTGgcaactgctttattgggatAGAAGTTGTTGGCGTCAACAATTGTTTTCTGTTCTCTTCAGTTAACAAGGAACTTTTTAAATGTGtctaaggcaaaaaataatatgtggaattttatatttatatcaaacAGGCAATATTTGATACTAGAGAAATTGAAGAAAGCGTAGGtaataaatgtcttttttgttAGAGAAGATAGAAGAAGGGGCACTATATCCCCATGAGTTAATTTTTGGCAAAACTGGTTTTAGTATAACTAAAAGCTGCTAAAAGATAAAAGATCTTTAGGGCAGTTAGAAGCTGACTCAGAATGAAAGCAGCTGCCAATATAGTTTGTGTTTTAGAATGTTTTAAGAATGTCATTGATTTGCTCCAAGAATTCCCTCACGTGCATTTTGCTCCTCAAGGAAAATTAACAGAGTTCCTAATGGTGCTTACTCCCTGATCTCTTATAGCATGTGCTACAAAAACCTCTTTTGCATAGCTACTTTATTCCTGTTATATCAGAAGACCTGGTAATTACAACTGCTGTTTATGTCTGAGGAGAAAACCCTGGAAAGGTGACTGAGTATTGCTGTTCTGCTGAGTGttttgtctttattctttttcatactGAGATGGGCTTTCCACCCTATGCTCAGTTCTTTTCCTTACTTT
This portion of the Ictidomys tridecemlineatus isolate mIctTri1 chromosome 4, mIctTri1.hap1, whole genome shotgun sequence genome encodes:
- the Sdhaf2 gene encoding succinate dehydrogenase assembly factor 2, mitochondrial isoform X1, whose translation is MRVSGWEEGNGCQPPVSRDAASRQPKLGPTRSAPPPGSRRPPHSQAARARGARCPSPAGPTRVAPRRRRGCLWRDGKVQASALGGPEDGLRRTAAAKPAAPARRTCLGPRAAPARALAGPGAPAASIPLPGPVLAPARPARLPPHSLPTAPARRPQPPPQRPAPPSARRLRPPQIQPTPSPPQRRPQRFFRPSRPPAARPRYREYGGGGGESGLGPKRANRSPPQVPPPRRRRHTHRYFRHTQGRTFRLRSFQAAEVGCSDGSEFPEVPHCRLPVRVGKNGGVHRAPDCGAGIHYFLFLLISECDAWNYCKLLSSLIFIGPWTSLMLPRLSLLSPSLSVTSFRRFYRGDSPTDSQKDLIEIPLPPWQERTDESIETKRARLLYESRKRGMLENCILLSLFAKEYLHHMTEKQLNLYDRLINEPSNDWDIYYWATEAKPAPEIFENEVMALLRDFAKNKNKEQRLRAPDLEYLFEKPR
- the Sdhaf2 gene encoding succinate dehydrogenase assembly factor 2, mitochondrial isoform X2, whose protein sequence is MRVSGWEEGNGCQPPVSRDAASRQPKLGPTRSAPPPGSRRPPHSQAARARGARCPSPAGPTRVAPRRRRGCLWRDGKVQASALGGPEDGLRRTAAAKPAAPARRTCLGPRAAPARALAGPGAPAASIPLPGPVLAPARPARLPPHSLPTAPARRPQPPPQRPAPPSARRLRPPQIQPTPSPPQRRPQRFFRPSRPPAARPRYREYGGGGGESGLGPKRANRSPPQVPPPRRRRHTHRYFRHTQGRTFRLRSFQAAEVGCSDGSEFPEVPHCRLPVRMLPRLSLLSPSLSVTSFRRFYRGDSPTDSQKDLIEIPLPPWQERTDESIETKRARLLYESRKRGMLENCILLSLFAKEYLHHMTEKQLNLYDRLINEPSNDWDIYYWATEAKPAPEIFENEVMALLRDFAKNKNKEQRLRAPDLEYLFEKPR